The following coding sequences lie in one Apium graveolens cultivar Ventura chromosome 3, ASM990537v1, whole genome shotgun sequence genomic window:
- the LOC141710805 gene encoding late embryogenesis abundant protein D-34-like, which produces MRKLIGNVSGPPRFEGDRPRFGDRDGYRSGPRGPPGEFGGEKGEAPANYQPAFRVVGQYVELNMTSPGNDSVSISEALETTTLTTGDKPVDQSDATSIQASEVRASGYANPSGVAAAAQSVADLNAPTMKLKTKQTG; this is translated from the exons ATGCGGAAGCTAATTGGAAATGTGAG TGGTCCTCCGAGATTTGAGGGGGATCGACCTAGGTTTGGTGACAGAGATGGGTATCGTTCTGGCCCAAGAGGACCACCTGGAGAATTTGGCGGTGAGAAAGGTGAAGCTCCAGCAAATTATCAGCCTGCTTTTAGG GTGGTGGGACAATATGTTGAACTTAACATGACAAGCCCTGGTAATGATTCAGTTAGTATAAGTGAGGCTTTGGAGACCACTACTCTAACTACAGGAGATAAGCCAGTGGATCAAAGCGATGCAACTTCTATACAGGCATCTGAAGTTAGAGCTAGCGGCTACGCTAATCCTAGTGGTGTGGCTGCTGCTGCTCAATCCGTTGCGGATCTTAATGCTCCTACTATGAAGCTGAAAACAAAGCAAACTGGATGA